The following is a genomic window from Geoalkalibacter halelectricus.
CCCGGGCAAGCGTACCGGCTGCCGCCGCAGCGGCCCTTGATGCCCTTGGCCGAACTCAAAGCCCTGCCGACTGAGTTGCGGGAGCCCAAGGCGACGGCTCAATGGCTCTTTCGGCAGGTGACGCCCATGTCCTCCTTTGTTGCCCGCGACCTGGCGGCGAGTTTGGAGGCGGGCGCCGCGCTTGTGAACCAGATCGAGGAACTTCTCGCCCGCCGGCGCGAGCAACGCTATGCCCCCGTGGTTGGACGCCTCGAAGGCAAACCCTTTGTTTCGCCTTTTGCCCTCACCGCTCTTGCCCTTGAAGGGGCGCGCGAGTTTTCCTCGCCCTCCCAGGCCACCGAATATTTTCACGCGCTTGTGTTGGGGGATTCTGCGGATGTCGGTGAGCAGCGAGCGCTTCTACAACTGGTCAACCGCCGGGAAACGCGCGCGGCGCGCAGGCTGGAGCGGATTCTCGCCGAGAGCGAGGAGCAAAAGGAAGTCGAGGGGCTACGCGAGACGGGGGAGTTGTTGCTCGCCAACCTTTTTCGAATCAAAAAAGGCATGCACGCCGTCACCGTCGAGGATTATTACACTGAGCCGCCGCAAAAGCGCTCCATCACTCTAGATCCCCAACTGACACCAAGCGAGAACGCCGAGCGGTATTTTCGCCGCTATAAAAAAACCAAACGTGCCGAGGAGCACATCGCGCGCCGACTCTCGGAAACCCGACAGGAACTGGCCTGGCTGGCCGATGTCAGGCATGCCCTGGAGCAGGCCGTCGAACCGGCCGATATCGCCGTGATCCGTGCCGAACTCGAAGACGCCGGGCTGCTCGGCACAACCAGGCGGATTGAGAAAAGACAGTTGCCCGATTTGCGCGAACGGGTGCGCTCGACCCTGAGTCCGGGCGGCTATCAGCTATATTGGGGCCGCAACAACCGCACCAATGATTACGTCACTCGCGCGTTGGCCGCGGCACGGGATTG
Proteins encoded in this region:
- a CDS encoding Rqc2 family fibronectin-binding protein, with translation MDILMIEAVVAELQAKIAGARIDKIFQPEADILILRVWNGRENLRLLISVAPRSPRIHLSTQSFPNPPAPPRFCQLLRARLDRITEVRLVENERIVQLSCRGGDGQDYLLVVELLGRRSNVALVDAAGTIVDVWRRDKEAPGERPLLPGQAYRLPPQRPLMPLAELKALPTELREPKATAQWLFRQVTPMSSFVARDLAASLEAGAALVNQIEELLARRREQRYAPVVGRLEGKPFVSPFALTALALEGAREFSSPSQATEYFHALVLGDSADVGEQRALLQLVNRRETRAARRLERILAESEEQKEVEGLRETGELLLANLFRIKKGMHAVTVEDYYTEPPQKRSITLDPQLTPSENAERYFRRYKKTKRAEEHIARRLSETRQELAWLADVRHALEQAVEPADIAVIRAELEDAGLLGTTRRIEKRQLPDLRERVRSTLSPGGYQLYWGRNNRTNDYVTRALAAARDWWFHAKDIPGCHLVLKARPGEDEIPEEDLRHAAALAAGYSRAAECAKVEVMVARAADVRKPKGAPPGQVSVRSFRTLLVSPKKIPE